TCGAATGTGTACGCTACAGAACGTTCGATTTTGGGCATCATTTCTTCGGTCAGGCCATGTACTTTTTTGTAGTGAAATTGCAAGCATTGTTTCGTCGTGAATGCAGCCTTGCAACTATTTTCTTTGCatctaaaaaatgaatcgaagtgTGACAATGCAATCGGAGATGCAATCAATGCAAAGGTAtagatttttttgatacaacaTACTTAAAGGGTTTGACTCCGCTATGCGTCAACATATGAATCTTAAGGTTGCTTTTATTTTGGAACATCTTCCCGCAACGATCACAAGTAGCTGCTCCAATAACGTCTTTGTGATGTACCTCTTTCATATGACGCTGCAATGCTGCTCGCGACCCCAAAAGTTTCAAACATAACTTGCACTGGAATTCTCTGAGAACTTCAGACATATCTACAACATTTTCACGGAAGAGAAATAAGGGAAAGTTCTCAATTTTGACAAGATCTGTCCATTTTAACTCTTACCGCTGTGCATTCGTTTGATGtgaactttcaatttttggggctgacaaaattttcgaccaCAAAAATCGCAGAGAGGCCGTGCTCTCTGCGGATTCTGGGAACATCCATAAGTTCGATGCATTTCAAGATAGTTGAGGCGcaggaaaaactttttacagTACTGGCATTGATAAGCTCCACGACCAGCATGTAACTCGGCAGCGTGTTTCATGATATTATCTTTTCCCAATACGGCGGCTCCACAAACCTGAACATTTGGGTCACCACTAAATTCGaattctgacaatttttttagattttttagaTAGGTCTTTTCATTCTATTCACCTTGCAATGATATTTTCTGATAGTGAGGCTGTAGTTGGTATCATGAAAAATGCAGCAATGGAGGCGATAATAAATCGGGTGAGCAAAATTCAGATTACAGCCTCCACAGTctagaaaaaagataaattcaAACAATTGTTTGCAGAGCTTTCATCTCCTCATCATAAGTACAACTTACTCGTCttatccattttattttttcgcgtccaagCCGAGGATTGAGAATCTGCCCAATAAGTCAATTCAGTCCCAAGAGAAATGTTTTGTGTCGTGACCAAGTGAAGCTCTCCTTGTATGGTTACAACGACAacgtttctttcttcccttgTATCAGCAGGCCGCATATAGCGAACCCAATTACTTCTCAATGGGTCTGTGGTACTGATGTATGTGGTCTTACCATTATGCTCCATCTGCAATGACGAATTTTTGTATTCCATTAAATATCCACTGAGGTGAAGCTCAATTGAACATCTTACCTCCCAGATATGTCTCATTGGGAAGTCATCTGGAATATCCATTTCCTTGACAGGAATACCGACGAGTGGGCCTAGCCTGGCATACATCGGGACTTCACTCCTGGCATACACACCGAGTCCGTGGTCCCGATTTGATACCTTAAGTTCCAAGCATTTTGGTAATGAATCTCTTGCATAAACTGGTCTATCCTTGTCAATAATCAACTGCTTTTCTTCGCTTTCTATTTTAATCCTCTGCTTTGATTGTTCTATGTTTGTCTGCTCCTCATCTGATTCAAAACCATCGTCTGCAGGTTTATCATACCCTTCTGACATCGGATCATCACAGCGGACTATTTTCTGGACTTCAGGATTATCGTTATGCTCATTCAACCAGTCGTCATAAGAAGTAGCATCAGAAATTGCAAACTGAGGATCCAGCAGTGGACAAGCATCCTGCAAATGGCGCGTATTGCATTCTTGACAcagctttatttttatcgccaaTCTCTGTGGTTCagtcaaagaattttctagATTTGTTTCAACTGGTGTGCTCTCATGAATTGCAGAAGGAAGATTAGCTATGACAGAAATAAGCTCAGCATTTTCTTCAGGAACAATGATTCCATTTTGTGGTGCTTTGCGTACATCGtgatgttttttattcttgtgaTCACCGGTAtgcttgtgcttttttttgcgATGTTTATGCGCATGCTCTTCTGTCAGGTTGGCGGACACGTTTTTGATGTTGGTCCCATCATTGGTGGCCTCATTTCtgattcgttttcgttttttacggCCTTTTCGCTCATCAGAAGACTTATTAACTTTCAGTTCCCGAGTATTATCTTGATCAGGTATGTTGTGGTCACCATCCAAATCTGAATcggataaatttgaattttcagatttcttgTTGATATTTCCTTGCACACCCAAATCCTCTGTGATATCTGTCTCAATTGCTAACACAAGCTTCTTTTTGCAGGTATTTGCAATCGATGACTTGTCGTTTTCATTCTTAGCTGGAGAAACCTCTTCTGTCTTATCAAATAATACAGTTGAGTTATCAATGTCTGTCAACTCTTTAGACGAAATGTCCGTGTCCGTGATAACATTGCCAAAGCTATCTTTGGTCCTATTTACATCTTCAGCAAACTTTATCCTATCTATATCTTCAGTCTTTGGTTTTTCTAAACCTACCTGTGTCCCAGATTCTTGGGATTTAATCTCCTTGATGTAGCAATCAGCTCTTATGTTCAAGTGACCCTCATCATTAGTTTTCCTCTTAACATCAAGTGAATCATCGTTAGTTTTTTGAGCCAGAGATACGACTACTCCATTTTGTTCGTTTAACTCTAATGAAGTATCTTCTAAATTCTTGCagtgcttcttcttcttgcgcTTGACTTTATGATGCTTGGTTTTACTTTTGTGATGCTTATTTCTAGAGCTTCGTCGGACATGTACTTTAACAATATCTGTAATggtttctgtttctttttcttgaatCCCACTGCCATTTGATGATAACAATTCCGGCTCTGTTGAAGGCAATGGTACTTGTTTGCGGGGACTCCGACGTAATGGCTCCTCTGTTTCATCCACAGCATCTTCAACAGTGGCAGTAGCAGGACTATCTCCCTCGTTGCTACTGTCAGCTTTCCGGTCACCTCCGTTCTGACATCTCTGGTTCAGCCTATTAACAATCACCATAATACAAGTGTGATATAGTTAATATTAAGTAGAGAGTATTTTCGAATGAACGC
This region of Athalia rosae chromosome 7, iyAthRosa1.1, whole genome shotgun sequence genomic DNA includes:
- the LOC105689690 gene encoding uncharacterized protein LOC105689690, coding for MPKNSSRHAIESGTKRSYVRPTIRANAAENKHYRSIHIGVVNGKRWVLLKKRLGLATDEDLAGHLLDLGESSPRLNQRCQNGGDRKADSSNEGDSPATATVEDAVDETEEPLRRSPRKQVPLPSTEPELLSSNGSGIQEKETETITDIVKVHVRRSSRNKHHKSKTKHHKVKRKKKKHCKNLEDTSLELNEQNGVVVSLAQKTNDDSLDVKRKTNDEGHLNIRADCYIKEIKSQESGTQVGLEKPKTEDIDRIKFAEDVNRTKDSFGNVITDTDISSKELTDIDNSTVLFDKTEEVSPAKNENDKSSIANTCKKKLVLAIETDITEDLGVQGNINKKSENSNLSDSDLDGDHNIPDQDNTRELKVNKSSDERKGRKKRKRIRNEATNDGTNIKNVSANLTEEHAHKHRKKKHKHTGDHKNKKHHDVRKAPQNGIIVPEENAELISVIANLPSAIHESTPVETNLENSLTEPQRLAIKIKLCQECNTRHLQDACPLLDPQFAISDATSYDDWLNEHNDNPEVQKIVRCDDPMSEGYDKPADDGFESDEEQTNIEQSKQRIKIESEEKQLIIDKDRPVYARDSLPKCLELKVSNRDHGLGVYARSEVPMYARLGPLVGIPVKEMDIPDDFPMRHIWEMEHNGKTTYISTTDPLRSNWVRYMRPADTREERNVVVVTIQGELHLVTTQNISLGTELTYWADSQSSAWTRKNKMDKTNCGGCNLNFAHPIYYRLHCCIFHDTNYSLTIRKYHCKVCGAAVLGKDNIMKHAAELHAGRGAYQCQYCKKFFLRLNYLEMHRTYGCSQNPQRARPLCDFCGRKFCQPQKLKVHIKRMHSDMSEVLREFQCKLCLKLLGSRAALQRHMKEVHHKDVIGAATCDRCGKMFQNKSNLKIHMLTHSGVKPFKCKENSCKAAFTTKQCLQFHYKKVHGLTEEMMPKIERSVAYTFDAYSGGLIEDTGRGKTPKLSRQNSQDNSNSLPSLDECSSESSLKTETPIKATEPEVIEYQHNEELPTKDELDHESQQLPSPQPSTLQIPDNIESSVENIRTEGDLYATSRLQSKGSKKWMGEFNTPATPEIPTGPQPLSASSDVYEFEERKEEDKITQALIDESKLGLNVYRRTESSNASLLVEAALDAAERDIGAVSSPILEDNDRDTNLYSISTHLQSPMPQRSPDTHLDSYIQHQELMSPTPTPDNRHTPPNHLHMDYHLHRPVDYMNARTHNIEQYLHHEDLPRVSSPNNYIHVQDLVSPAVTPSPRYQDVHHHQVPTDNLSSDEGDSVAQNLSLPVKEKALQLDLSTSYKYDAIESDFGRERSNFEPLVLNSSELQGLDMSARGFHHSFGAQVQNARYHHHLYEITERQTVDLSRTGGYSMSPPPPPPPYPHNDVLRVVSLDLTPGGRHSVDLSLSRSHHLHGTGTRLLTSPQPPGVSNSHVVPDTVDGRILSPPPPGYNPTYPVSPAPYHPPRPGYHHYSGYY